The following proteins come from a genomic window of Sesamum indicum cultivar Zhongzhi No. 13 linkage group LG10, S_indicum_v1.0, whole genome shotgun sequence:
- the LOC105172584 gene encoding WAT1-related protein At1g25270-like, whose translation MHFHTPNHYIYLSRLILITLISTTTYTFKGSMEKVCDVVQGLKPTILMVCVQIVFAAVSVFYKLAANDGMSLQVLIAYRFMFAAATVLPLALIIDRKNRPKLTWKIAFQAFVSALFGGSVAQNLFAQSLVLTSATFAAAMTNLVPAVTFILAIFFGMERVGLKTRAGKAKVTGTFMCIGGAMLLTFYKGYEVNIWSTHFDLLYRSQQPGGHVAVAHHKPVSKIVGPLLALACCFSSSLSLIIQAKMSETYPCHYSSTALISVMGSVQAVVFALCTVRDWSQWKLGWNIRLLSVSYMGIVASGLMWAFIMSCVRMRGPLFVSVFNPLLLVIVALAGSLLLNEKLHLGSVLGAAIIICGLYSVLWGKSKEMKKITRLVPSKSFTEATHHEVEETARESFKGFNHANNVVAVAPNFLPESEILEVFDEDEDDEDLEAAPKISNPQTKP comes from the exons ATGCACTTTCACACCCCAAATCACTATATATATCTCTCACGTCTCATACTAATTACTCTGATAAGTACAACCACATATACGTTCAAAGGATCGATGGAGAAGGTGTGCGATGTGGTGCAGGGGTTGAAGCCCACGATCTTGATGGTGTGCGTGCAGATAGTGTTCGCCGCCGTCAGTGTCTTCTACAAGCTGGCTGCCAACGATGGCATGAGCCTCCAGGTTCTGATTGCCTACCGATTCATGTTTGCTGCCGCCACTGTCCTCCCTCTTGCCCTTATCATCGACAG GAAAAACAGGCCCAAGTTGACCTGGAAAATTGCTTTCCAAGCTTTTGTTTCTGCACTGTTCGG GGGATCAGTGGCACAAAACTTATTTGCACAGAGCTTGGTGTTAACCTCAGCCACATTTGCGGCAGCTATGACCAATCTCGTTCCCGCCGTGACCTTCATCCTTGCAATATTTTTCGg GATGGAGAGAGTGGGGTTGAAGACAAGGGCAGGCAAAGCAAAGGTGACGGGGACATTCATGTGCATAGGAGGGGCAATGCTTCTGACTTTCTACAAAGGTTACGAAGTCAACATCTGGTCAACTCACTTTGACCTCTTGTACAGAAGTCAACAACCAGGTGGACACGTGGCGGTAGCCCACCACAAGCCCGTCAGCAAGATCGTGGGCCCTCTGCTCGCACTTGCCTGTTGCTTCTCTTCATCACTTTCACTGATTATTCAG GCTAAGATGAGTGAGACATATCCATGTCATTACTCGAGCACTGCCCTAATCTCAGTCATGGGATCTGTTCAAGCAGTTGTGTTTGCTCTTTGTACGGTGAGAGATTGGAGCCAATGGAAACTTGGTTGGAACATCAGACTCCTCTCCGTTTCTTACATG GGAATTGTGGCATCAGGGTTAATGTGGGCGTTCATCATGTCTTGTGTGCGCATGAGGGGGCCGTTGTTCGTCTCCGTTTTTAACCCGTTGTTGCTTGTGATCGTCGCACTTGCCGGCTCTTTGCTTCTCAACGAGAAGTTGCACTTGGGAAG TGTTTTGGGAGCtgcaataataatatgtgGGCTGTACTCAGTTCTATGGGGCAAAAgcaaagaaatgaagaaaataacaagGCTGGTGCCATCAAAGAGCTTCACAGAAGCAACTCATCATGAAGTTGAAGAAACTGCGAGAGAAAGCTTCAAGGGTTTTAACCACGCCAACAATGTTGTTGCTGTTGCTCCCAATTTCTTACCGGAATCTGAAATATTAGAAGTTTTCGATGAAGACGAAGACGATGAAGATTTAGAGGCTGCACCCAAGATCTCTAACCCTCAAACCAAACCCTAa